The Streptomyces sp. NBC_00162 genome window below encodes:
- a CDS encoding rhodanese-like domain-containing protein encodes MNFGPLPSVDAAAVPSEGFVLDVREDDEWAAGHVEGALHIPMSDFVARFGELTEAVDDGRRVYVMCRVGGRSAQVTQYLVRQEFDAVNVDGGMQAWDGAGRPMVTDNGNPAFVL; translated from the coding sequence ATGAACTTCGGACCGCTTCCCTCGGTGGACGCCGCCGCGGTGCCCTCCGAAGGCTTTGTCCTGGACGTCCGCGAGGACGACGAATGGGCTGCCGGCCACGTCGAGGGTGCTCTGCACATTCCGATGAGCGACTTCGTGGCCCGCTTCGGCGAGCTGACCGAGGCCGTCGACGACGGTCGCCGGGTGTACGTGATGTGCCGGGTCGGCGGTCGTTCCGCGCAGGTGACCCAGTACCTGGTGCGCCAGGAGTTCGACGCGGTGAACGTCGACGGCGGGATGCAGGCCTGGGACGGTGCCGGGCGCCCGATGGTGACGGACAACGGGAACCCGGCCTTCGTGCTGTAG